A portion of the Cervus elaphus chromosome X, mCerEla1.1, whole genome shotgun sequence genome contains these proteins:
- the LOC122690817 gene encoding uncharacterized protein LOC122690817 isoform X3 yields MESEAHGGEAMRAADEDAGAVASATSTAHGGQASPFLSHRTRRRTMPATSWLDVFNCDGQFGGSSMLMAACWFSD; encoded by the exons ATGGAGTCCGAGGCACACGGTGGAGAAGCCATGAGGGCAGCCGATGAAGATGCAGGTGCCGTGGCCTCTGCAACAAGCACAGCACATGGCGGGCAAG CCTCGCCGTTCCTTTCTCATCGCACGCGCAGGCGGACAATGCCCGCCACCTCCTGGCTCGACGTATTCAACTGCGATGGCCAGTTCGGAGGGAGCTCTATGTTAATGGCCGCATGTTGGTTCT CCGATTGA
- the LOC122690817 gene encoding uncharacterized protein LOC122690817 isoform X2, with protein sequence MESEAHGGEAMRAADEDAGAVASATSTAHGGQAASPFLSHRTRRRTMPATSWLDVFNCDGQFGGSSMLMAACWFSD encoded by the exons ATGGAGTCCGAGGCACACGGTGGAGAAGCCATGAGGGCAGCCGATGAAGATGCAGGTGCCGTGGCCTCTGCAACAAGCACAGCACATGGCGGGCAAG CAGCCTCGCCGTTCCTTTCTCATCGCACGCGCAGGCGGACAATGCCCGCCACCTCCTGGCTCGACGTATTCAACTGCGATGGCCAGTTCGGAGGGAGCTCTATGTTAATGGCCGCATGTTGGTTCT CCGATTGA
- the LOC122690817 gene encoding EKC/KEOPS complex subunit LAGE3-like isoform X1: protein MESEAHGGEAMRAADEDAGAVASATSTAHGGQGGLCGAGGRDGRGDPAGPGNALNRGVPACSGELADPRGPSAAGESGGAAAAIPQIPGAANAPGHGGDAAPRARVLNNRVFQFSLAVPFSSHAQADNARHLLARRIQLRWPVRRELYVNGRMLVLRLTAEDHDLFQMAVAFYLEQLYLVMWAFHRFVHPLFA from the exons ATGGAGTCCGAGGCACACGGTGGAGAAGCCATGAGGGCAGCCGATGAAGATGCAGGTGCCGTGGCCTCTGCAACAAGCACAGCACATGGCGGGCAAGGTGGGTTGTGTGGTGCTGGTGGCCGCGATGGCCGTGGCGACCCAGCTGGCCCTGGTAACGCGCTGAATCGAGGAGTCCCTGCCTGCTCCGGCGAATTGGCTGATCCCAGAGGCCCCAGTGCTGCAGGAGAGTCAGGTGGCGCAGCTGCTGCCATTCCGCAGATCCCGGGGGCAGCCAACGCACCAGGGCATGGTGGAGACGCAGCACCCAGAGCCAGAGTTCTGAATAATCGAGTCTTCCAGTT CAGCCTCGCCGTTCCTTTCTCATCGCACGCGCAGGCGGACAATGCCCGCCACCTCCTGGCTCGACGTATTCAACTGCGATGGCCAGTTCGGAGGGAGCTCTATGTTAATGGCCGCATGTTGGTTCT CCGATTGACTGCTGAAGACCATGACCTGTTCCAGATGGCTGTGGCCTTCTATCTGGAGCAGCTGTACCTGGTGATGTGGGCCTTCCATCGCTTTGTGCATCCCCTTTTTGCTTAG